The proteins below come from a single Afipia felis ATCC 53690 genomic window:
- a CDS encoding nitrate reductase cytochrome c-type subunit yields MRGQNQPRLNPLARSLLGAMLAGSVVLFTGAIYAQNAPQIVPRVTGNADPMSEPPIPPISRPITDDKRVMRNYPEQPPVIPHSIDNYQLTLKANRCLDCHRRQYTEGSGAPMISVTHFMDRDGQVLADVTPRRYFCTACHVQQTDAKPLVPSTFEDMVLIHDPKQ; encoded by the coding sequence ATGCGCGGTCAAAATCAGCCCCGTTTGAACCCGCTGGCGCGTTCGCTGCTCGGGGCGATGCTGGCAGGGTCGGTTGTCCTGTTTACCGGCGCGATCTACGCGCAGAACGCGCCGCAGATCGTGCCGCGCGTCACCGGCAATGCCGATCCCATGAGTGAACCGCCGATTCCGCCGATCTCGCGCCCGATCACCGACGACAAACGGGTAATGCGTAACTATCCCGAGCAGCCGCCGGTGATTCCGCATTCCATTGACAACTATCAGCTCACATTGAAAGCCAATCGCTGCCTCGATTGTCACCGCCGCCAGTACACGGAAGGGTCCGGTGCACCGATGATCAGCGTCACGCACTTCATGGATCGCGATGGCCAGGTTCTCGCCGACGTTACGCCGCGGCGTTACTTCTGTACGGCCTGTCATGTTCAGCAGACCGATGCCAAGCCGCTGGTGCCAAGTACATTCGAGGATATGGTTCTGATCCACGATCCCAAGCAATGA
- a CDS encoding cytochrome c3 family protein, whose product MAKLKALLLWFWRIVSRPSMYFSLGFLTLGGFFCGVMFWGAFNTALELTNTEKFCVSCHEMHDNVYQELQHTVHFSNRSGVRATCPDCHVPHNWTDKIARKMQASKEVWGKIFGTISTRKKFLDMRLELAKHEWERLKANDSLECRNCHSSIAMDFAKQTPRAAEIHTRYLVSGERTCIDCHKGIAHELPDMTGIEPGWSAPPELRDRHSFREQRQSLQDFITLANVSGGD is encoded by the coding sequence ATGGCGAAACTGAAAGCCCTGCTGCTGTGGTTCTGGCGAATCGTCAGCCGGCCGAGCATGTATTTCAGCCTCGGTTTTCTGACCCTGGGCGGTTTCTTTTGTGGCGTGATGTTCTGGGGTGCATTCAATACGGCGCTCGAATTGACCAACACGGAGAAATTCTGTGTGTCGTGCCATGAGATGCATGACAACGTTTATCAGGAGCTGCAGCACACCGTTCATTTCTCCAATCGCTCGGGAGTTCGCGCCACCTGTCCGGACTGCCATGTGCCGCACAACTGGACCGACAAGATCGCGCGCAAGATGCAGGCCTCGAAGGAAGTCTGGGGCAAGATTTTCGGCACCATCTCAACCCGCAAGAAGTTTCTCGATATGCGTCTTGAGCTTGCCAAGCACGAATGGGAACGGCTCAAGGCTAACGATTCCCTGGAATGCCGAAACTGCCATTCCTCGATTGCAATGGATTTTGCAAAACAGACGCCGCGCGCGGCCGAAATCCACACCCGCTATCTGGTCTCGGGTGAGCGAACCTGTATTGACTGCCATAAGGGCATCGCGCATGAGCTCCCGGACATGACCGGAATAGAGCCCGGCTGGAGCGCTCCGCCCGAACTGCGGGATCGGCACAGCTTCAGAGAGCAGCGGCAATCGCTGCAGGATTTTATTACTTTGGCAAACGTATCCGGTGGCGATTGA